A single genomic interval of Cellvibrio sp. PSBB023 harbors:
- a CDS encoding methyl-accepting chemotaxis protein, whose product MSLRVKIWIVSAQILLGLLGIMLIGLFTVRYSSNQDNAARVEQLLNSTYATVIQMEQMAARGELSDEEAKKIATELLRNNIYHQSEYVYVADDKLNFVAAPLDPQIHGTSFHEFKDGNGRSVGEILQKAVEKARGQTARYNWTQRQADGSIEEKLSIAKLSPRWNWVVGTGIGFNEVNARFWETAKWQLSICLLVMLIIVVPVVQFARKLDRGLGAELKEVLALVRAVSSGDLTERDVRAAPEDSIYGSVVKMRSALREMIGSISQMVSRLHAISDDIVHKAETSTAMAEDQSANTIKIASSAEEFNMQTKDAMQQAKVATNQTDHASKTANQGQKFISSAVKSFIEIDNSVTQTQTSIDDLAARINSISAVISVISEVANQTNLLALNAAIEAARAGEQGRGFAVVADEVRQLAQRTTQATSEIGDTITAVQHSSRIAKQNMDDMVVQLKDGINQTRQGGEIVESVRLETDEVAKMVAHIGNSLIEHVQASSLILEYVSQVEQSSLGTKDAARGTLLASQQIRDASDELSRQLEGFRL is encoded by the coding sequence ATGTCATTACGCGTCAAAATCTGGATAGTCTCCGCCCAAATTCTGTTGGGCCTGCTAGGGATAATGCTGATTGGCCTGTTTACTGTGCGCTATTCCAGCAACCAGGATAATGCTGCACGCGTAGAACAATTGCTCAACAGCACCTATGCCACGGTGATCCAGATGGAGCAAATGGCGGCACGCGGCGAGTTGAGCGATGAAGAGGCTAAAAAAATTGCGACGGAATTGCTGCGCAATAACATTTATCACCAGTCTGAATACGTCTATGTCGCCGATGACAAATTAAACTTTGTCGCCGCACCACTGGACCCGCAAATCCACGGCACCAGCTTCCATGAATTCAAAGATGGCAACGGTCGCAGTGTGGGTGAAATCCTGCAAAAAGCCGTGGAAAAAGCGCGCGGCCAAACCGCTCGCTATAACTGGACCCAACGTCAAGCCGACGGCTCGATAGAAGAAAAACTCTCCATTGCCAAACTGTCTCCGCGCTGGAATTGGGTAGTGGGCACAGGTATTGGCTTCAATGAAGTCAACGCGCGCTTTTGGGAGACAGCCAAATGGCAATTGAGTATTTGCCTGCTGGTGATGCTGATTATTGTGGTGCCAGTGGTGCAGTTTGCGCGCAAATTGGATCGCGGCCTGGGCGCCGAATTAAAAGAGGTGCTGGCCTTGGTACGCGCGGTATCCAGCGGCGATTTAACCGAGCGCGATGTACGCGCAGCACCCGAAGACAGCATTTACGGCTCGGTAGTGAAAATGCGCTCCGCCCTGCGCGAGATGATTGGCAGCATTTCGCAGATGGTGTCGCGCCTGCACGCCATTAGCGATGATATTGTCCACAAGGCGGAAACCAGCACCGCCATGGCTGAAGACCAAAGTGCCAATACCATTAAAATCGCCTCCTCGGCAGAAGAATTTAATATGCAGACCAAGGATGCGATGCAGCAGGCAAAAGTCGCCACCAACCAAACGGATCACGCCTCTAAAACGGCGAATCAAGGGCAGAAATTTATTTCCAGCGCAGTGAAAAGTTTTATCGAAATCGATAACAGCGTGACCCAAACCCAAACCAGTATCGACGACCTCGCAGCGCGTATTAACAGTATTTCGGCGGTCATTTCGGTGATTAGCGAAGTCGCCAACCAAACCAACCTGCTTGCCTTGAACGCAGCAATTGAGGCAGCGCGCGCCGGCGAACAGGGGCGCGGTTTTGCAGTGGTCGCCGATGAAGTGCGTCAACTTGCCCAGCGCACCACCCAGGCCACCAGCGAAATTGGCGACACCATTACCGCTGTGCAGCACTCCAGCCGTATCGCCAAACAAAATATGGATGACATGGTGGTGCAGTTAAAAGACGGCATCAACCAAACACGTCAGGGCGGCGAGATTGTAGAGAGCGTACGACTGGAGACCGACGAGGTCGCCAAAATGGTTGCCCATATAGGCAATTCGCTGATTGAACACGTACAGGCGAGCAGCTTGATTCTGGAGTATGTGAGCCAGGTTGAGCAGTCATCGCTGGGCACCAAGGATGCGGCGCGCGGTACGCTGCTGGCCTCACAACAAATCCGCGACGCTTCCGATGAACTCAGTCGCCAGTTGGAGGGTTTTCGCCTCTAG
- the grpE gene encoding nucleotide exchange factor GrpE codes for MSTQDYSDIQQATEQQAQETADAQGQPEAAAELSIETLQAQLATLAAAYESAKEQSLRAQADAQNARRRAEQDVEKAHKFGLEKIVNDLLPVVDNLERALASIDPANEAFAAFIEGIQLTHKSFVDALARHQVAVVSPEGEPFDPNLHQAVSAVPNPDVEPNTVLNCFQKGYTLHGRLVRPAMVVVSKAP; via the coding sequence GTGTCAACTCAAGATTATTCCGATATTCAACAAGCAACCGAGCAACAAGCACAGGAAACCGCTGATGCCCAAGGCCAACCCGAGGCCGCTGCCGAGCTGAGTATTGAAACCTTGCAAGCGCAACTGGCCACCTTGGCAGCCGCTTACGAATCCGCCAAGGAGCAGTCGTTGCGTGCCCAGGCCGATGCGCAAAACGCGCGTCGCCGCGCTGAGCAGGATGTAGAAAAAGCCCATAAGTTTGGCTTGGAAAAAATCGTCAATGACTTGCTGCCCGTTGTCGACAACCTGGAGCGTGCGCTGGCCAGTATCGATCCGGCCAATGAAGCTTTTGCTGCATTTATCGAGGGCATCCAACTTACCCATAAATCCTTCGTGGATGCGCTTGCTCGCCATCAGGTCGCGGTGGTGAGTCCGGAAGGTGAGCCATTCGATCCGAATCTGCATCAAGCCGTATCTGCAGTGCCCAATCCGGATGTTGAGCCAAATACTGTGCTCAACTGCTTCCAGAAAGGCTACACGCTGCATGGTCGCCTTGTGCGTCCGGCTATGGTGGTTGTATCCAAAGCCCCATAA
- the recN gene encoding DNA repair protein RecN, which produces MLTHLNIQNFTLVDQLDLDIKPGMTVITGETGAGKSILLDALGQALGDKADGERVRTGASRADICASFDTSQIPAAQEWLQSHDLQQSDNPQECLLRRVINADGKSKAYINGQPATLQQLRALGEMLIDIHSQHEHQSLLVKDTHRRLVDEFAGQTELAKQVRLAFREWQSRLEHFLHLRDNAADVSARFQLLSYQFNELEQLGLQQGELPKLEAEQRSLSNAEEILRGSQQLAAFCGDDEQGLSVNLHRALHILRSLPEKSAALQTAEELLTSAQIQVEEAQHEIERHIDTFNLDPARLVVVEDRLSAIYDIARKHRIQPEELPAFIDKLSAELEQLQGGDAKLDQLAQQVAQAEKAYRQLAEQLSAKRTKAGANLAKQVNEQLKLLAMENAKLTISLLPLSDKPSPNGLEEVEFLISTNPGQAPRPLAKIASGGELSRISLAIQVITAKTSATPTLVFDEVDVGIGGATGDVVGQLLRQLGERGQVICVTHLAQVASKGHQHLQVVKTASKKSAESTLVELAGDSKVEEIARMLGGLKITDQSLAHAREMLAI; this is translated from the coding sequence ATGCTGACTCACCTGAATATCCAAAATTTCACGCTGGTCGATCAACTGGATCTGGACATCAAACCCGGTATGACAGTGATCACTGGCGAAACCGGCGCGGGCAAATCCATCCTGCTTGATGCCTTGGGTCAGGCGCTGGGTGACAAGGCCGATGGCGAGCGTGTGCGCACCGGCGCGAGCCGCGCCGATATTTGCGCCAGCTTTGATACCAGCCAGATTCCCGCCGCGCAGGAGTGGTTGCAAAGCCATGACTTGCAACAGAGCGACAACCCGCAAGAATGTCTGCTGCGGCGCGTTATCAACGCCGATGGCAAATCCAAGGCCTACATCAACGGTCAACCGGCGACACTGCAGCAGCTGCGCGCACTGGGTGAAATGCTGATTGATATTCACAGCCAGCACGAACACCAATCGCTGCTGGTCAAAGATACCCATCGCCGACTGGTGGATGAATTCGCGGGTCAAACTGAATTGGCCAAGCAGGTGCGCCTCGCTTTTCGCGAATGGCAGAGTCGCCTTGAGCACTTTCTTCACCTGCGCGATAACGCCGCCGATGTGAGTGCGCGCTTTCAATTGTTGAGCTATCAATTTAACGAACTGGAACAACTGGGTTTACAGCAGGGCGAACTGCCTAAGCTTGAAGCCGAGCAGCGCAGCTTATCCAACGCCGAAGAAATACTGCGCGGCAGCCAGCAACTAGCGGCCTTTTGTGGCGATGACGAGCAGGGGCTGAGTGTAAACCTGCACCGCGCGCTGCATATTTTGCGCAGCCTGCCGGAGAAATCTGCTGCCCTGCAAACCGCCGAAGAATTACTCACCAGCGCGCAGATCCAAGTGGAAGAAGCGCAGCATGAAATTGAACGTCACATTGATACCTTCAACCTTGATCCGGCGCGCCTGGTTGTGGTGGAAGACCGCCTCTCGGCGATTTACGACATAGCGCGCAAGCACCGTATCCAACCGGAAGAACTGCCGGCTTTTATCGATAAACTCAGCGCGGAGCTGGAGCAACTGCAAGGTGGTGATGCCAAGCTGGATCAGTTGGCGCAGCAAGTAGCGCAGGCCGAAAAAGCCTATCGCCAACTGGCGGAACAGCTTTCGGCCAAGCGCACCAAAGCTGGTGCCAACCTTGCCAAACAAGTTAATGAGCAACTCAAATTATTGGCGATGGAAAATGCCAAGCTCACCATCAGCTTGCTGCCATTAAGCGATAAACCCAGCCCAAATGGTTTGGAAGAGGTGGAGTTTTTAATCAGCACCAACCCCGGCCAAGCACCGCGCCCACTGGCCAAAATTGCCTCGGGCGGCGAACTCTCACGCATCAGCCTCGCGATTCAGGTGATCACCGCCAAAACCTCAGCAACGCCCACACTGGTGTTCGATGAAGTGGATGTGGGCATCGGCGGTGCCACGGGTGATGTAGTTGGTCAACTGTTACGGCAATTGGGGGAGCGCGGACAGGTGATTTGCGTTACCCATTTGGCGCAGGTGGCCAGCAAAGGGCATCAACATTTGCAGGTGGTAAAAACAGCGAGCAAGAAAAGTGCGGAATCCACCCTGGTGGAATTGGCGGGCGATAGCAAAGTCGAGGAGATCGCACGCATGTTGGGCGGCCTGAAAATTACCGATCAATCCCTCGCCCATGCCCGTGAAATGTTGGCGATATAA
- the dnaJ gene encoding molecular chaperone DnaJ, whose translation MAKRDYYEVLGVKKDVDAAELKKAYRRVAMKFHPDRNPDDPSAEEKFKEANEAYEVLSDDQKRAAYDRFGHAGVDGQSGMGGGGGAGFNNFSDIFGDVFGDIFGGGRGGRGGPSRGSDLRYNLELSLEEAVKGTNVQIKVPTLVSCKTCDGSGAKAGSKPVTCSTCGGHGQVRMQQGFFSVQQTCPTCRGRGTIISDPCKSCHGQGRVEETKTLSVKVPAGVDTGDRIRLSGEGEAGADGGPSGDLYVQVNVREHNIFKRDGADLYCEVPIDFVDAALGGELEVPTLDGRVKLKVPAETQTGKLFKLRGKGVTPVRGGGVGDLLCRVVVETPVNLTSKQKDLLKEFQATMKGGKYSPKQSSWFDGVKKFFNE comes from the coding sequence ATGGCAAAACGCGATTACTACGAAGTGCTCGGCGTCAAAAAAGATGTTGATGCAGCAGAATTGAAAAAAGCTTACCGTCGTGTGGCGATGAAGTTTCATCCGGACAGAAATCCGGATGATCCCTCTGCGGAAGAAAAATTCAAAGAAGCCAATGAAGCCTACGAAGTACTCTCCGACGATCAAAAGCGCGCGGCCTATGACCGTTTTGGTCACGCGGGAGTTGATGGGCAGTCAGGCATGGGCGGTGGCGGTGGTGCCGGGTTCAATAATTTCAGCGATATCTTTGGCGATGTGTTCGGCGATATTTTTGGTGGTGGTCGCGGTGGTCGCGGCGGCCCCAGTCGCGGTTCCGATCTACGCTACAACCTTGAGCTGAGTTTGGAGGAAGCGGTAAAAGGCACTAATGTACAAATCAAAGTGCCCACGCTTGTCAGCTGTAAAACCTGTGACGGTTCCGGAGCAAAAGCGGGCAGCAAACCTGTTACCTGTTCAACCTGTGGCGGTCATGGCCAAGTGCGCATGCAACAGGGTTTTTTCTCGGTGCAGCAAACCTGCCCAACCTGTCGTGGGCGCGGCACTATCATTTCTGACCCCTGTAAATCCTGTCATGGTCAAGGTCGCGTAGAGGAAACCAAAACACTTTCCGTAAAAGTACCTGCCGGTGTGGATACCGGGGATCGTATTCGTCTGTCTGGTGAAGGCGAGGCTGGTGCCGACGGGGGGCCAAGTGGCGACTTGTACGTACAAGTGAATGTGCGCGAACACAACATTTTCAAACGCGACGGCGCTGATTTGTATTGTGAAGTCCCCATCGACTTTGTCGATGCTGCGCTCGGTGGCGAATTGGAAGTTCCAACACTGGATGGTCGTGTAAAATTAAAAGTGCCAGCTGAAACCCAAACCGGCAAACTCTTTAAGCTGCGCGGCAAAGGTGTAACGCCAGTGCGCGGTGGCGGTGTTGGTGACTTGCTCTGTCGCGTGGTGGTGGAAACACCAGTGAATCTCACCAGTAAACAAAAAGACTTGCTCAAGGAATTCCAGGCGACTATGAAAGGCGGAAAATATTCCCCGAAACAGTCGAGTTGGTTCGATGGGGTAAAAAAGTTTTTTAATGAATAG
- a CDS encoding outer membrane protein assembly factor BamE: MKLASRVFLALVFIAGLTACSSFRFPGVYKIGIQQGHIITQEMVDQLKLGMSKRQVRFVLGNTLLPDTFNDDRWDYPYSVRRGSQGEITQYLYTVYFENDKLVKTEGDYLPGKAPMSGEQSKRYLEDMKRDVPVPTEDTIEPELPKPEELE, from the coding sequence ATGAAATTAGCCAGCCGAGTATTCCTGGCCCTTGTGTTTATTGCAGGCCTCACTGCCTGCTCCAGCTTCCGCTTTCCCGGTGTGTATAAGATTGGCATTCAGCAAGGCCATATCATCACCCAGGAGATGGTTGATCAATTAAAGTTGGGTATGAGCAAACGTCAGGTACGCTTTGTACTCGGCAACACCTTGCTACCCGATACCTTTAACGATGACCGCTGGGATTACCCTTACAGCGTGCGTCGCGGCTCACAAGGCGAAATTACCCAATACCTTTACACCGTGTATTTTGAGAACGATAAGCTTGTAAAAACTGAAGGCGATTACCTGCCAGGTAAAGCGCCTATGAGCGGTGAACAATCCAAACGCTACCTGGAAGATATGAAGCGCGACGTGCCAGTTCCCACCGAGGACACTATCGAACCGGAGCTGCCTAAGCCGGAAGAGCTGGAGTAA
- the fur gene encoding ferric iron uptake transcriptional regulator — protein sequence MADGNHELRKAGLKVTLPRVKILQMLESSEQHHMSAEDVYKALMEQGDDVGLATVYRVLTQFESAGLVVRHNFDGGHSVFEVARGEHHDHMVDIDAGTIIEFHNDEIEALQKRIVAEYGYELTDHSLVLYVRKKR from the coding sequence ATGGCAGACGGTAACCACGAACTGCGCAAAGCGGGTCTTAAAGTGACCTTGCCTCGTGTGAAAATTTTGCAAATGCTGGAATCCTCTGAACAGCATCACATGAGCGCGGAAGACGTTTATAAGGCGCTGATGGAGCAGGGTGACGATGTTGGTTTGGCAACTGTGTATCGGGTATTAACCCAATTCGAGTCAGCCGGTTTGGTAGTGAGGCACAATTTCGATGGCGGTCACTCCGTATTTGAAGTGGCGCGCGGCGAGCATCATGATCACATGGTGGATATAGATGCCGGCACCATCATTGAGTTCCATAACGATGAAATTGAAGCATTACAAAAACGCATCGTTGCGGAATACGGCTATGAACTCACTGATCACAGCTTGGTGCTGTACGTTAGAAAAAAGCGCTAA
- the dnaK gene encoding molecular chaperone DnaK — translation MGKIIGIDLGTTNSCVSVLEGGKPKVIENAEGDRTTPSIIAFTNDDEILVGQSAKRQSVTNPHNTLYAVKRLIGRKFKDDVVQKDISMVPYKIVAADNGDAWVEVKGDKKAPPQISAEVLKKMKKTAEDYLGETVTEAVITVPAYFNDSQRQATKDAGRIAGLDVKRIINEPTAAALAYGLDKGVGDRTIAVYDLGGGTFDISIIEIADVDGEHQFEVLSTNGDTFLGGEDFDMRLIEFLAETFKKDTGIDLHNDPLALQRLKEAAEKAKIELSSSQQTEVNLPYITADATGPKHLVVKLTRAKLESLVEDLVTRSLEPVKQAIKDSGKSLSEIDDVILVGGQTRMPLVQKAVADYFGKEARKDVNPDEAVAIGAAIQGSVLSGDTTNVLLLDVTPLTLGIETMGGVATPLIDKNTTIPTKKSQIFSTAEDNQTAVTIHVVQGERKQASQNKSLGRFDLSDIPPAQRGMPQIEVTFDIDANGILNVSAKDKATGKEQSIVIKASSGLSDDEIQKMIKDAEANAESDRKFAEVVTARNTLEGLIHATEKTLKDAGDKATADEKSAIEAALTEARDAAKSDDLAKIEAATTKLTEASGSLAQKLYAEQQAAGANGGAQQAGGSKPADDGVVDAEFEEVKEDNK, via the coding sequence ATGGGCAAAATTATCGGCATCGACTTGGGTACTACCAACTCTTGCGTATCTGTACTCGAAGGCGGCAAACCAAAAGTCATCGAGAACGCCGAAGGCGATCGCACCACGCCGTCGATTATTGCGTTCACCAACGACGATGAAATTCTGGTAGGTCAATCTGCCAAGCGTCAATCTGTGACCAACCCGCACAATACCTTGTATGCGGTAAAGCGTTTGATCGGCCGTAAATTCAAAGACGACGTAGTGCAAAAAGACATCTCCATGGTGCCTTACAAAATCGTTGCTGCCGACAACGGCGATGCATGGGTAGAAGTGAAGGGCGATAAAAAAGCACCGCCACAAATTTCCGCTGAAGTGCTGAAGAAAATGAAAAAAACCGCTGAAGATTATCTCGGCGAGACAGTGACCGAAGCGGTCATTACCGTTCCGGCGTACTTCAATGATTCACAACGTCAAGCGACTAAAGATGCTGGCCGTATCGCAGGTCTGGACGTAAAACGTATCATCAACGAACCAACCGCCGCAGCCTTGGCTTACGGTTTGGATAAAGGCGTAGGTGACCGCACCATTGCGGTATACGACCTGGGTGGTGGTACCTTCGATATTTCCATTATCGAAATTGCCGACGTAGATGGCGAACATCAATTCGAAGTGCTTTCAACCAACGGTGATACTTTCCTCGGTGGTGAAGACTTTGATATGCGCTTGATTGAATTCCTGGCGGAAACCTTCAAGAAAGACACTGGTATCGATTTGCACAACGATCCATTGGCACTGCAACGCTTAAAAGAAGCGGCAGAAAAAGCCAAAATCGAATTGTCATCCAGCCAGCAAACCGAAGTGAATTTGCCGTATATCACTGCGGATGCAACTGGTCCAAAACACTTGGTGGTAAAACTGACTCGTGCAAAATTGGAATCTCTGGTTGAAGACCTGGTAACCCGTTCACTGGAGCCAGTAAAACAAGCGATTAAAGATTCCGGTAAATCACTGAGCGAGATCGACGACGTGATTCTGGTAGGCGGTCAAACCCGTATGCCACTGGTGCAAAAAGCCGTTGCTGATTATTTCGGCAAAGAAGCGCGTAAAGACGTTAACCCTGATGAAGCAGTAGCCATTGGTGCAGCTATTCAAGGTTCCGTATTGTCGGGCGATACCACCAACGTACTTTTGCTGGATGTGACTCCGTTGACGCTTGGCATTGAAACTATGGGTGGCGTTGCGACTCCGTTGATCGATAAAAACACCACGATTCCTACCAAGAAATCGCAAATTTTCTCGACAGCGGAAGACAACCAAACTGCGGTAACGATTCACGTAGTTCAAGGTGAGCGCAAACAAGCGTCGCAAAACAAATCACTGGGTCGTTTTGACCTGAGCGATATTCCACCAGCGCAACGCGGTATGCCACAAATTGAAGTGACTTTCGACATCGACGCCAACGGTATTTTGAACGTAAGCGCGAAGGACAAAGCCACTGGCAAAGAGCAATCCATCGTGATCAAAGCCTCTTCCGGTTTGAGCGATGATGAAATCCAAAAAATGATCAAAGACGCGGAAGCGAACGCCGAGTCAGATCGCAAGTTTGCAGAGGTTGTCACTGCGCGCAACACGTTGGAAGGTTTGATCCACGCAACGGAAAAAACCTTGAAGGACGCTGGCGACAAGGCAACTGCCGATGAGAAATCAGCAATCGAAGCGGCCTTGACTGAAGCGCGCGATGCGGCCAAATCCGATGATCTGGCAAAAATCGAAGCGGCTACCACCAAGTTGACTGAAGCCTCTGGCTCATTAGCACAAAAGCTTTACGCTGAGCAGCAAGCGGCGGGAGCCAATGGCGGTGCGCAGCAAGCCGGCGGTAGCAAGCCAGCAGATGACGGTGTAGTGGATGCCGAATTCGAAGAAGTGAAAGAAGACAATAAATAA
- a CDS encoding diguanylate cyclase — translation MDKKAEITARLDALRADYAARLPAEIARLRELVALALVPESQSSALVELAQKLHKLAGSAGSFGFPELGKKAKKLELQVQEWLASSNVDTGMLRVFSVAIAALGGESQSAKNGGYPMPSASASGAASSLIYVLEDDPDVANEVCMTLRHFGHQVEHFATIAAAEAEILRRPPDFMICDIMFSDEGRETPDAIAQLQAQLPSAIPVIFVSTRTDFAAYHAAVRAGAVGYFVKPLDIIRLVDCFENYLDRNRSTPYRVLIIDDDQSLAEHYKLVLGSADIRAEVISDPRDIFTLLNDFHPELILLDINMPGCSGIELAQVIRLNQDWLRVPITYLSSEQDEEKRALAMGRAGDDFLSKPLSDLELITAVSVRAARSRQLSDALDRDSLTGLLKHSRIKEQVDIELSRAQRTGDKLSVVMVDLDHFKQINDSYGHPAGDKVIKAMAHLLRQRLRKMDAVGRYGGEEFVAVLPRCSRAEAQALMEDIRKRFRDISFTVDQKTFHVTLSAGIAAFEPDIERADQLLQEADAALYRAKSDGRNRVCSLRG, via the coding sequence ATGGATAAAAAAGCTGAAATCACCGCGCGCCTCGACGCCTTACGGGCCGATTATGCCGCGCGTTTACCAGCAGAAATCGCGCGCTTGCGCGAGTTAGTCGCACTGGCATTGGTGCCAGAGAGCCAGTCATCGGCACTGGTTGAACTCGCGCAAAAACTGCACAAATTAGCGGGCTCTGCCGGCAGTTTCGGTTTTCCCGAACTGGGTAAAAAAGCCAAAAAGCTTGAGCTGCAAGTACAGGAATGGCTGGCCAGCAGCAATGTTGATACCGGCATGCTACGGGTATTCAGCGTGGCCATAGCTGCCTTGGGGGGCGAATCGCAAAGCGCCAAAAACGGCGGCTACCCTATGCCCTCCGCCAGCGCGTCCGGCGCGGCCAGCAGTTTGATCTACGTGTTGGAAGACGATCCGGATGTGGCCAATGAAGTCTGTATGACCCTGCGGCATTTTGGGCATCAGGTTGAGCACTTCGCCACGATTGCCGCGGCGGAAGCGGAAATCCTGCGCCGCCCGCCCGATTTCATGATTTGCGACATCATGTTCAGCGACGAAGGGCGCGAAACGCCCGATGCCATCGCCCAATTGCAAGCGCAACTGCCCAGCGCTATCCCAGTGATTTTTGTCTCGACCCGCACCGATTTTGCGGCCTACCACGCCGCCGTACGCGCTGGTGCGGTCGGTTATTTTGTCAAACCGCTCGATATCATCCGGCTGGTTGACTGCTTCGAAAACTATCTGGATCGCAACCGCAGTACACCCTACCGGGTGCTGATTATCGATGACGACCAATCGCTCGCCGAACACTACAAATTGGTGTTGGGCTCTGCCGATATCCGTGCCGAAGTCATCAGTGATCCGCGTGATATTTTCACCCTGCTCAATGATTTTCACCCCGAATTGATTTTGCTCGACATCAACATGCCCGGCTGCAGCGGTATCGAACTGGCGCAGGTGATTCGCCTGAATCAGGATTGGCTGCGCGTGCCCATCACCTACCTCTCTTCAGAGCAAGACGAAGAAAAACGCGCCCTGGCAATGGGGCGTGCGGGCGATGATTTCCTCAGCAAACCACTCAGCGACCTGGAGTTGATTACGGCCGTATCGGTTCGCGCCGCGCGCAGCCGACAATTGAGTGATGCACTGGATCGCGACAGTTTAACCGGCCTGCTAAAACACTCGCGCATCAAGGAGCAGGTGGATATTGAACTGAGCCGCGCCCAGCGTACGGGCGATAAATTGAGTGTAGTGATGGTGGATTTGGATCACTTCAAACAAATCAATGACAGTTACGGTCACCCGGCGGGCGATAAGGTCATCAAAGCCATGGCGCATTTGTTGCGGCAGCGATTGCGCAAAATGGATGCGGTAGGGCGCTATGGTGGCGAGGAGTTTGTCGCGGTATTGCCGCGTTGCAGTCGCGCTGAGGCGCAGGCGCTGATGGAAGATATACGCAAACGTTTCCGCGATATCAGTTTTACCGTTGACCAGAAAACTTTCCATGTCACCCTAAGCGCGGGTATTGCCGCGTTTGAGCCGGATATTGAACGCGCCGATCAATTGTTGCAGGAGGCCGATGCCGCGCTCTATCGCGCCAAATCCGATGGGCGCAATCGCGTGTGCAGCTTGCGCGGATAA
- a CDS encoding HD-GYP domain-containing protein: MLKRIAVKDIRIGMFICEFCGSWMEHPFWKTRFLLDDEKDLHAIQASGIKELWIDIAKGIDVGAAIPGKTEQEVAQETDALLMAAERAIIGEKVSLDEEIQTAAKLCAKAKEAVIEMFTDARMGKAIEVEHARALVEEISNSVLRQPHALISLARLKNADEYTYMHSVAVCALMIALARQLALDEEMVREAGFAGLLHDIGKVGIPLKVLNKPGKLTDAEFSVVKSHPEVGARILMESYQVSPMVLDVCLHHHEKMDGTGYPYGLKGETISLFAKMGAVCDVYDAITSNRPYKKGWSPADSIRKMAEWSKGHFDETVFQAFVKTVGIYPTGSLVRLESGRLAVVVEQNEGSLLNPKVKVFFSAKTKMPIIQETLDLAQAKGKDKIIGRESPDEWGFKNLDTLWSGIS; the protein is encoded by the coding sequence ATGCTAAAAAGAATCGCCGTTAAAGATATAAGAATAGGCATGTTTATCTGTGAATTTTGCGGTTCATGGATGGAACACCCCTTTTGGAAAACCCGTTTTCTACTGGATGACGAAAAAGACCTGCACGCCATACAAGCCAGTGGTATCAAGGAATTATGGATTGATATCGCCAAGGGGATTGATGTGGGCGCCGCCATTCCCGGCAAAACCGAACAGGAAGTCGCGCAGGAGACCGACGCGCTGCTAATGGCAGCAGAGCGGGCCATCATCGGTGAAAAAGTCTCCCTTGATGAGGAGATACAAACCGCAGCCAAACTCTGCGCCAAAGCCAAAGAAGCGGTGATTGAAATGTTCACCGATGCGCGCATGGGCAAAGCCATTGAAGTGGAACATGCCCGTGCACTGGTGGAGGAGATTTCCAATTCCGTCCTGCGCCAACCCCATGCACTGATCAGCCTCGCGCGCCTTAAAAATGCCGATGAATACACTTACATGCACTCGGTCGCTGTGTGTGCGCTGATGATTGCCCTCGCCCGCCAGTTGGCACTGGACGAGGAAATGGTGCGCGAAGCCGGTTTCGCCGGGCTATTGCACGATATAGGCAAAGTCGGCATTCCCCTGAAGGTGCTGAACAAGCCGGGCAAGCTGACCGATGCAGAGTTTTCTGTGGTGAAATCCCACCCCGAAGTGGGGGCGCGCATTTTAATGGAGAGCTATCAGGTCAGCCCCATGGTGTTGGATGTGTGCCTGCATCACCATGAAAAAATGGATGGCACCGGCTATCCCTATGGGTTAAAAGGCGAAACTATCAGCCTGTTTGCCAAGATGGGCGCGGTATGCGATGTGTATGACGCCATTACCTCCAATCGCCCTTACAAAAAAGGCTGGTCGCCTGCCGATTCCATTCGCAAGATGGCGGAGTGGAGCAAGGGGCACTTTGATGAAACCGTTTTTCAGGCCTTTGTGAAAACCGTGGGTATTTACCCCACCGGCTCGCTGGTGCGCCTTGAGAGCGGGCGACTGGCAGTAGTGGTAGAGCAAAACGAAGGTTCGCTGCTCAACCCCAAGGTAAAAGTCTTTTTTTCCGCTAAAACCAAGATGCCCATTATTCAGGAAACCCTTGATCTCGCCCAAGCCAAAGGCAAGGACAAGATCATCGGGCGCGAATCCCCCGATGAATGGGGCTTTAAAAACCTGGATACCCTCTGGTCCGGCATTAGTTAA